In Thalassococcus sp. S3, the sequence GGCCTTGATCGTTTGCGTGGCATGGTAAGCAGCGACATTCCCTTCTGCGACAAGCTTTTCGTCCGACGTGACAAAGACCCGGTCCGCGACAAGCACCGCAGGCCGGTCTTCCGGCGTCTCTTGCGCGGCTGTGACGGTCGGCAGACACAGCATGGCCAGGGCTGTCAGAAGGCGCCGCATGGCCATTAACCGTCCTCCGTATGAAGGAGGAGGCCCAGAGCCAGCAGAACCGCTGCGACCGGGGGCGCCCAGGCCGACAGCGCAACGGGTATCTGACCGTTTTCGCCGAGGATCTGGGCAAAGTTCCGGATGAAATAGAGGCCAAAGCCAAGCATGACGGCGGTCAGCACCGCGACGCCCGTTCCGCCAAATCGGGCATGGCGCATGGTGAATGCGGCGGCGACCAAGACCATGGAGACCAGAAACAGCGGCCGGGCCAGCTCGGACTGGAACCAGACCTCGTGTCGTTTGGTGGAAAAGCCCGCTTGCTGCAATTGCCGGATGGTCGCTGGCATATCCCAGACAGAGATCCCCGAGGGCGTGCCCAGACTGTCGCGGATCCGTTCCTGTGTCAGTGTGGATGGCAAAAGAAGCGCCTCGTGTTCCATTGCGTTGACCTCTGGATTCAGCCCGGCGGCCAGGGGCCAAACCTTTACAGCGCGCAGTGACCAGGCGCCGTTCGTCAGGCGGGCCGAACCAGCTTCGATCCGCCGAACCGGCCCACCTTCCGGGGCGTAGCTGAGGATCGTCACGTCGTAAAGGACACCTGCATTGCTGCTGTAGTGTTTTGCGTGAATGACGCTTTGCCCTTCTCCGCCGCCCTGACGCAGCCACAACCCTTCGCCGCTGATCGACAAGGCCGCCGTTCCACCGGTGCGATAAAGCTCGGACAATTGCTGATACCGGTTCGACGTTGCCGCAACGATGGGGTTCAGCGTCGTGACCGTGAGAACTCCGATCACCAGAGCAACGCCAAGGGGCGCAAGAAGTGCCCGGAGGCCAGAGCGGCCGGCCGCCCGTGTGACCACCAGCTCGCTGCTGCGGGCCAGGCCGACAAACAGCATCACGGTCGCCAGGATCATGATCAACGGCAAGATTTCGTTCAGGGCGCCCGGCGCGTTCAGCATCATCAGTTGGACCATCTGGCCAAAGGCGACATCGATGCCTTCGAAGCGGCGCAATTGTTCCACCAGATCGATCAGAAGCAGCAAGACCAGAAATACCAGCGTGACGGTCAAAAGGCTCTGAAGGAAACGTCGGGCAAAATAGAAGTGCAGGATCACGCGGCGGCCTCCTGCCTTCCGGTGGGCCAGGGGATCCGCAGCGGGCGACCCGCGATGCGCAAAAAGAGAATTGCAATCAGAATGCCCGCGAGCGACGGGATATAGATCAGCGGCCAGAACCGGGGATCTTCTAGAACCGGCTCCGACACCAGGCCGCGGCCGATTTCCATGAAAATCAGCAAGACAAAGGCAATCACGATCTGACGCCATACGCCGAAGCGGGAGAACCCGCCTACCATCAGGGTCGAAAACCCGATCAGAGCCACAGAGATACAGATCAGCGCGCGGGCAAACCGCAAATGCAGTTCCTCGGCCAGCGGGCCCTGCGCGTAGCCGTCACTTTCTTCGATCCCGGCTGGATCGGTCATCAGTTCCCATGTCGGCAGGGCCCTGATGTTGCGGCGCACGGCTGCGGGATCTTCGATCAATGCACTGATATCGTATGAAAAGTCCGCAAAGTTTGTGGTGGAAAGGCGGTTTGCTTCCTCTGACAGACGCTGGGCAAGCCCATCGACCATGATCAGCTTCGATTGCTCGGCATCGCGCACAAGAAAGGCGCGGGATGCCGTGTAGGTCACCGTCTCACCCTCGACCCGGCGGTCTGACAGGTAGACATCGTTCAACGTGCCGTCCGGATCAATGGACCGGATATAGAAAGTGACGTTAGGCGCCGGATGCAGAAACGTGCCTTCGGTTAGCAAACGGGCGGTGATGTTTTGCGAGATTTCGGCTTCCCGCACCTCAAGCTGATTGATCGACGCGGGCAGCAGAATGTGGGTCAGCACGCTCATCATCAGCGCCGTGACCAGCCCAAAGGCCAGAAAAGGACGCGCCAGCCGCGACGGGCCCGAGCCTGTGGCCTGCATGACCACAAGCTCGCTTTCCCCGTTCAGCCGGTTGGTCACGTAGACGGCAGCCGCAAAGGCCGCCATGGGCACCACCATGCGGATCAGATTGGGAAGACCCAGCGCTGTAAATTCCAGAAACACCATGGCCGACTGACCATCGGCAATCAGCCTGTCAAACAGCACAACAGCGCGGTTGATCCAGAAGACAGCGACCAGAATCAGCGCGAAGAAGCCGAACAGAAGAAGAAGTTGCGACAGCACATATCTGTCGTATCTGGACAATGCGGTCTTCCCCCCGGAACTCGGCCTGCCTCGTTGCAGGCGACGTTACTGCAATTCAGAGGCGGGGAAAACTGATATCTGGCAAAGTAGGGGCGGACAGGCTAGGTCTTGATGAGAACCCACCATGGAGCGGACGATGACCCAAGTAACCCCAATATCCTTTGTCCCCGTCGATCTGGACGCTGTTGCAACGGTTGAGGGACGGTTGGCCATCATCGTCAGCCCGGATGGCAAGCTGGATCAGTCCGCACGCCGCGCAAATCGGCTGACCCGAGGGGCGGTTGCGCGCCTTGTGGAGAGTGCGGGCTTTGCCAAGCTGAAGCCCGGCCAGGTCGTGTCGC encodes:
- the lptG gene encoding LPS export ABC transporter permease LptG is translated as MILHFYFARRFLQSLLTVTLVFLVLLLLIDLVEQLRRFEGIDVAFGQMVQLMMLNAPGALNEILPLIMILATVMLFVGLARSSELVVTRAAGRSGLRALLAPLGVALVIGVLTVTTLNPIVAATSNRYQQLSELYRTGGTAALSISGEGLWLRQGGGEGQSVIHAKHYSSNAGVLYDVTILSYAPEGGPVRRIEAGSARLTNGAWSLRAVKVWPLAAGLNPEVNAMEHEALLLPSTLTQERIRDSLGTPSGISVWDMPATIRQLQQAGFSTKRHEVWFQSELARPLFLVSMVLVAAAFTMRHARFGGTGVAVLTAVMLGFGLYFIRNFAQILGENGQIPVALSAWAPPVAAVLLALGLLLHTEDG
- the lptF gene encoding LPS export ABC transporter permease LptF, translated to MSRYDRYVLSQLLLLFGFFALILVAVFWINRAVVLFDRLIADGQSAMVFLEFTALGLPNLIRMVVPMAAFAAAVYVTNRLNGESELVVMQATGSGPSRLARPFLAFGLVTALMMSVLTHILLPASINQLEVREAEISQNITARLLTEGTFLHPAPNVTFYIRSIDPDGTLNDVYLSDRRVEGETVTYTASRAFLVRDAEQSKLIMVDGLAQRLSEEANRLSTTNFADFSYDISALIEDPAAVRRNIRALPTWELMTDPAGIEESDGYAQGPLAEELHLRFARALICISVALIGFSTLMVGGFSRFGVWRQIVIAFVLLIFMEIGRGLVSEPVLEDPRFWPLIYIPSLAGILIAILFLRIAGRPLRIPWPTGRQEAAA